One segment of Papaver somniferum cultivar HN1 unplaced genomic scaffold, ASM357369v1 unplaced-scaffold_137, whole genome shotgun sequence DNA contains the following:
- the LOC113334344 gene encoding phosphatidylserine decarboxylase proenzyme 1, mitochondrial-like — translation MNKFITSIVRVPSLTSRSRFLVPNRNSRLVTFFTSSKNARADTSSSSSSSSSSQQQGQGHKTTGENSHTLWVSGATMATLVMLGLLHARRLYDDNQLEVVRDKGIEIEFSPDAKASFLRLLPLRSISRIWGFITNVEYPIWLRPYIYKAWARAFHSDLEEAALPLDHYASLRDFFVRTLKEGSRQIDPDPHCLVSPVDGTILKFGELKDSEAMIEQVKGFSYSASSLLGTSSFLPVGEEDIVGDCIEENNIAEETSKKSWWRISFASPQVRDPTPVCRRMKGIFYCVIYLKPGDYHRVHSPVDCSILLRRHFSGRLFPVNERATRTIRNLYVQNERVVLEGRWAEGFFALAAIGATNIGSIELLIEPELRTNKLKKILHTEPPKEREYEPQGVGVMLKKGDEIAAFNMGSTVVLIFQAPISKSKTKGQEGDGCDSSEFNFCVQRGDKIRLGEALGRWSV, via the exons ATGAACAAGTTTATTACCAGCATAGTTAGGGTTCCTTCTCTTACTAGTAGAAGTAGATTTCTTGTTCCAAACAGGAATTCCCGACTTGTTACTTTTTTTACTTCTTCAAAAAATGCTAGAGCGGACACAAGCTCCTCCTCTTCCTCATCGTCATCGTCACAACAACAAGGCCAAGGTCACAAAACAACAGGTGAGAATAGTCATACTTTATGGGTTTCTGGTGCAACAATGGCTACTTTAGTTATGCTTGGTCTTCTTCATGCTCGACGCCTCTATGACGACAACCAG CTTGAAGTAGTAAGGGATAAAGGGATTGAAATTGAATTCTCACCAGATGCAAAG GCTTCATTCTTGAGGTTGCTACCATTGCGTTCTATTTCTCGCATCTGGGGATTCATTACCAATGTG GAATATCCTATTTGGTTGCGTCCTTATATCTACAAAGCTTGGGCTCGAGCATTTCATTCAG ATTTAGAAGAAGCTGCATTGCCTCTTGATCATTATGCTTCTTTGCGGGACTTTTTTGTTCGCACACTTAAAGAAGGGTCAAGGCAGATCGACCCTGATCCACATTGTCTG GTTAGTCCTGTCGATGGAACAATTTTGAAATTCGGGGAGCTGAAAGATTCAGAGGCCATGATTGAACAAGTCAAAGGGTTCTCTTACTCCGCTTCATCTCTTCTTGGTACAAGTTCGTTTCTTCCTGTAGGCGAGGAGGATATAGTTGGAGATTGTATTGAAGAGAACAATATTGCAGAAGAAACAAGTAAAAAGTCATGGTGGCGAATTTCCTTTGCTTCTCCCCAAGTGCGAGATCCAACCCCAGTATG CAGAAGGATGAAGGGTATATTTTACTGTGTAATATATCTAAAGCCTGGTGATTATCATAGAGTCCACTCTCCTGTTGATTGCAGTATTTTACTCCGACGCCATTTCTCAG GCCGGCTTTTCCCTGTGAACGAACGTGCTACACGAACAATCAGAAATCTCTATGTTCAAAATGAGCGG gttgttcttgaaGGTCGATGGGCAGAAGGATTTTTCGCGCTCGCTGCAATCGGTGCAACAAATATTGGCTCAATTGAG CTTTTGATTGAACCTGAATTGAGGACAAACAAGCTGAAGAAAATTCTTCACACAGAGCCTCCAAAGGAACGCGAATATGAACCTCAAGGTGTTGGTGTGATGTTGAAGAAGGGGGACGAG ATAGCAGCATTCAACATGGGATCAACTGTGGTGCTCATTTTTCAAGCTCCAATATCGAAATCAAAAACTAAGGGACAAGAGGGTGATGGTTGCGACTCATCCGAGTTCAACTTCTGTGTCCAACGTGGTGATAAGATCCGACTGGGAGAAGCACTTGGCAGGTGGTCGGTCTGA